The sequence below is a genomic window from Haematobia irritans isolate KBUSLIRL chromosome 3, ASM5000362v1, whole genome shotgun sequence.
TTATGAGCCAAGTTgtatttatttgtatcgaaaatatcGGACTTTGATATCCTTTCTGAGATCGTTGGTATGTATGTCAACGATTTGTATGATTTTGGATCTTTATTATCGTCCGTCTGTTCTGATGAAGGCTTGTAATTCGCTATTAACTTTTTTATGATGTTCGGGGGAAAATTGTTGTATTTCAAGATATCGTGtagttttttcttgtttttttgttggaatTGTTGATCGCTGATAGTTAGTGCTCTTTGGATTAGGTTTTTTGCTGTATTTATTATTATCTGTTTTGGATGGTTTGAGAAGAAGTTCATAATTCTTCCAGAAGCTGTGTTTTTTTGGTACCAGTCCATTGTAAGTTTTTCTTTGTCCCTGATGATTAATAAATCTAAATAcggtaattttttgttgttgttctagCTCCATTGTAAACCGGATATTGTTGTGATAACTGTTAAGTGTTGTCAGAGTTTTTTCTATTTCCGTTTCCTTGACGATTGCAAATAAATCATCCACGTATTTCGTTATGAACTTCGGTCTTATTGTCAGTTTTTGCATACAGCTGTCTAGTAGTCTCTCCATTAATATGTCAGCGATAATTGGAGAGGCTGGTGATCCCATCGGtaaacctttcttttgtctatatATCTTGTCGTCGTATTTGAAATATCTGTTgtctattatacaaaatttcaatgtctTTATGAATAATGCCTTAGTCATATTTGTGTGTGCTTCTATTTCGTCCCATCTTTCTTCTATAATCCTGAGGGCGAGGTCCACCGGTACACTGGGAAAAAGTGACACCACATCAAACGATATCAGTTTTTCGTCGTGTTTTATAGTCATATCTTTGATCTTATTTCTAAATTGTACCGAGtcctttatattatatttagatcctgtggtaagttttttcagtatatttACCAGGAATTTACTCATTGCTGCTGATGGTGCGTTTACCGACGAACATATCGGCCTTAATGGGAAATTGTCTTTGTGTATTTTTGGTACGCCGTATAGTCTAGGGGCAGTTGCAATTTCCGTCTTCATTCTTCGTTTTTCAGATTCAGAAATGATATTATTCTTGAAAAGTTCATCTACTATTtcgttgtttttcttttgtaggcCTTGTGTTGGGTCCTTGTTTAGCCTTTGGTAGGACATGATATCCCCTACTATTTTCTGCATTCTGTCTTTGTAGTCTCTTTTCTCCATAGCCACAGTTACGTTACCCTTATCTGCGTTCAGGATTGAGATATTCTTGTGAGTTTTCAAGAATTTCCTGGTTCTGTACACTGTGTTCGAAACAAATCTATCTCTTCCGTTCAGGTTCATTTTGTTGAGATGATTTTCTAATGATGTGGCAAATTTTGTTCTGGCTCGTTCTTGTTGTTCCTTGTTGGTGTGTgtttgaattaggttttctccATCAGCTATGTATTTAAAAAGTGGGAAATCATCTTTCTGTGTCGGTAGACCGAATTTTGGCCCAAGTGAGAGAAGCCACTTTATGTCATCTGGGAATTCAGTACTTGTTTTATTGACGAaccatttttcgtttattttaatGTCAAGATCAAGGACATAAATCCGACATAAAAATACGGAATAACAACAGTAAGCTACAAAAAACTGCGCTAGCGACACACTGTGCAGCAACAAACCACCAACCAAACTTTGATAGAGTTCGTGTTTTGCAACGAGAGAGCAACACGAGCAAAAGATACACCTTAGAAATGTTACACATCAACAACGTACCAACAACGAGGAGAATAAATTACAAAACGGACACGGACAACATCGCTCACATATACAGACAAATGATATGCAGAAGCGATGGGAAAAAGAACAACACGCAGGTTGCATAGCAGCATTCACACTCAGTGCAATATTAAAAAcagacgagagcagtgatgttTCGCTGTCTCTAACAAAAATATGTGTTGTGTTTAGTTGTTGTAACTGATGTAAGTGAAGGATAGTTGTATCTACCCATTTGTTATGTTCGCCTAGTAGAATGTGTCATATTGAGATGTTTATCATTTATGTTAGAAATGTACTAAATGTTAGAATAAGATTGTAGCAATTAGTATATACTACTAATGTAacttattataataaatttattatagatcaatacttcctgaagaagcaattcaagaaaattgcgaaatattgaagaaaatataaataaaaaacatatagatctcaagctcgaaaaaaacatagaattttcatttgaaaaacaaagatcgaaaaagcacaaaaatcaaaaatttaatttctatagaaaatttttgtcaaaatttaatttctatagaatattttgtcaaaattttatttctatggaaaattttgtcaaaattttatttctattcaaaattttgttaacattttatttctatagaaaattttgtcaacattttatttctttagagaattttgtcaaaattctatttctatagaaatcttgtcaaaattttatttttatagaaaattttgtcaaaaatttatttctatagaaaatattgtcaaatttttatttctatagaaaattttgtcaaaattttatttcttgtcaaaattttatttctatcgaaaattttgtcaaaattttatttttatttatctacagaaattacaatactacggtacTCTTTGTAAGCGAATATAAGACtaaaaacagaaaatatttaaaatttaaaattttgtcaacattttatttctatagaaaattttgtcaaaattttatttctttagagaattttgtcaaaattctatttctatagaaatcttgtcaaaattttatttttatagaaaattttgtcaaaaatttatttctatagaaaatattgtcaaatttttatttctatagaaaattttgtcaaaattttatttcttgtcaaaattttatttctatcgaaaattttgtcaaaattttaatttcattggaaattttgtcaaaattttatttcattggaaaattttgtcaaaattttatttcattagaaaattgtgtcaaaattttatttctatagaaaatttggtcaaaattttatttctataggaaattttgtcaaattgttatttctatagaatatatagaaaattttgtccaaattgtatttccattgaaaattttgcccaaattttatttctatagaaaatttcgtcaaaaatttatttttatttatctacagaaaatttatgtagTACCATAAAGTACAGCTGTGGCAACcgcgattacaatactacggtagtctttgtatGCGAATAAAggactaaaaaaagaaaataattaaaatttacaaaattttattttctttaaaattcaatttaagggagctcttgacaataatattccaatggactttttgttaaaatttagtgaaaagtactttttcgctcaaaaaagtaaattttttgtactttgttaaaaattgtattttccatccctgacaaATATTCAAATGTAACAGAGTTTGTCTGTGTATTAATTTTCATGTCACGAATCTGCATTGACTGTTGTTGTGGACATATGGATTGTTGGACttgacaattaaaattaaaatgtaaaggtatgaagtttttatatttatccATTACTTTCGgactgataggttaggttaggttaaagtggcagcccgattaagattcaggctcacttagactattcagtccattgtgataccacattaactaaaagtacctattacatatgggtacttctagttttaaccgctgaaccttcttgattatttttctttgttgaaccaaccagattgttccaaaaacagtagcagactgcttaagttaacgttttccagatccgccagtaatctgaagctatatgctcctaaaagttgcttgcgctttacacaaaatgcaggacactcacacaagaggtgtttaattgattctttttcctccgcatcatgacagctcatacaatagtcattatacttcgcgccaatagtttttgcaaaatcgcctatcaggcagcgacccgttatagcagatatcaggagtgatatctgacgtctcgagaacattagcatatctagtgtgcggtttaagttgaaatggggccatatttgcttggtgtcgttacaacccttgcaattctcccatcgaacatttgccatcataacagccttctctcgGACTGATATCATTCccatgtaatttttgaaaactgCGGACCCACTAGTCAACACCGTGATGAAAACAAGGATCTCAAGCAAGATgccgaatttttaaaatatcgcTTAAGGTTGGTCTATATAAGGATCATCGATGCAACTAAAGGAAAGTTCAACAACGTAAGCATTTACAGccttacactaatagaaaaaatgatgttccaaaatcgtgaacggacggtaacaaaatgaaacggaaacgttcgccaaaaatcaaaacggaatgttaacCGTGAacattcgtccacgggcgttcacgatttcgtgaacgactttcgtttttctttggtcatgaaGTCTTAAAATATTAGTTAGACattcttatggcaactccgtcggGGATGTAATACGCTCAGGCGActattaacgcgtatggtgtaggttcgagtcacgttaacggaatattgttttttataaattcgtaaccattacgctttcagatcatgaacgctggttgttgttttgacaacgcatggtgatatctttttgtcagattgacaccagaTGTGTGTTgagtcactttcatgaacggatcgttttgaaatgagcacgccgttcatgattttttctatgggtgtatcgACTCCGCTACGATATGTTACTCGGAGAGCCATGTATGAATTCATGAAGCCGTATAGGCATTAACTAATGAAATATCAGAAATTGTGCCAGTGTGGCAGAGAGGAGAGGGGTTTGGTAGTAAGTGGATGGATCCAGACCACAATTCCCACAGTTaacaaaattctacaaaaaattgttgattttcTTCTGTTTGatatattggtagaattcttgatgttttggtagattttgcaaaacatttcttttcaactaagaggtacttcacatatttcctttaggaataaagtttcgacaacgttttctatagaaataaaatttcgacaaaatattctatataaataaaattttaacaaactgttctatagaaacaaaattttaacaaattttttctataaaaataaaatttcgacaaaaatttctagagaaataaaattttgccaaaattttctatagaaataaaatttcgacaaaattttctattgaaataaaaatttaacaaaattttctataggtataaaattttgaaaacctttctttagaaataaaattttgatataacattttatagaaataaaatttcgacaaaaatttctataggtatacaatttaaacaatatttttttagaaataaaaatttgacaaaattctctatagaaatgaaattttgacaaaattttctaaaagaaatgaaattttgacaaaattttctaatagaaataaaatttcgacaaaaatttctatagaaatacaatttttacaaaattttcaatttaaataaattttgacaaaattttcaatttaaataaattttgacaaaattttctatagaaataaaatttcgacaaacatttttatagaaataaaatttcgacaaaattttctagagaaaaaatttttttacaaaattttctatagaaataaaattttgacaaaattttctgtagaaataaaatttcgacaaaattttctataggtatacaaTTTAAACAagattttgttagaaataaaatttcgacaaaaccttctatagaaataaaatttccacaaaattttctataggtatgaaatgttgacaaaattttctatagaaataatgaaattttgacaaaattttctaatagaaataaaatttcgacaaaaatttctatagaaatacaatttttacaaaattttcaatttaaataaattttgacaaaattttcaatttaaataaattttgacaaaattttctatagaaataaaatttcgacaaaattttctataggtataaaatttaaacaacatttctttagtaataaaattgtgacaaaaatttttatataaataaaattttgacaaaattttctatagaaataaaattttaacaaaattttctataggtatcaaatttaaacaacatttctttagaaataaaattgtgacaaacatttttatagaaataaaatttcgacaaaattttctagagaaaaaatttttttacaaaattttctatagaaataaaattttgacaaaattttctatagaaataaaatttcgacaaaactttctatagaaataaaatttccacaaaattttttatagttatgaaatgttgacaaaagtttctatagaaataaaatttagacaaaaatgttctgtagaaataaaatttcgacaaaattttctatagaaataaaattttaacaaaattttctatagaaataaaattttgacaaaattttctaatagaaataaaatttcgacaaaaatttctatagaaatataattttgacaaaattttcaatttaaataaattttgacaaaattttctatagaaataaaatttcgacaaaattttctataggtataaaatttaaacaacatttctttagtaataaaattttgacaaaattttctatagaaataaaatttcgacaaaacttcctatagaaataaaatttccacaaaattttctatagttatgaaatgttgacaaaattttctatagaaataaaatttcgaccaaaaagtttctgtgggaaaacaatttctacaaaaattttctataggtatacaatttaaacaacatttttttagaaataaaatttagacaaaaaattttatagaaataaaatttcgacaaaattttctatagaaatgaaattttaacaaaattttctatagaaataaaattttgataaaattttataatagaaatataatttcgacaaaattttctatagaaataaaatttcgactaaactttctatagaaataaaatttccacaaaattttctataggtatgaaatgttgacaaaatcttctatagaaataaaatttcggcaaaagtcttctgtagaaataaaatttcgacaaaattttctataggtatacaatttaaactacatttttttagaaataaaattgtgacaaaaattttatagaaataaaatttcgaaaaaaatttgtatagaaataaaattttaacaaaatgttctatagaaataaaatttgacataattttctaatagaaataaaatttccaaaaaattttctataggtattaaattttgacaaattttaattttcatttttattgaaataaaatttcgacaagaaattttatgggaataaaattttttatagaaataaaataaacttccaaaataagataataaaacattttttttgaagaaaacatatttttataccctccaccataggatgggggtatattaactttgtcattccgtttgtaacacatcgaaatattgctctaagaccccataaagtatatattctgggtcgtggtgaaattctgagtcgatctgagcatgtccgtccgtccgtccgtccgtctgttgaaatcacgctaacttccgaaagaaacaagctatcgacttgaaacttggcacaagtagttgttattgatgtaggtcggatggcattgtaaatgggccatatcggtccacttttacgtatagaccccatataaacggacccccaaatttggcttgcgattgctctaagagaagcaaatttcatccgatccggctgaaatttggtacatggtgttagtatatggtctctaacaaccatgcaaaaattggtccatatcggtccacttttacgtatagccctcatataaacggacccccaaatttggcttgcgattgctctaaaagaagcaattttcatccgatccggctgaaatttggtacatggtgttagtatatggtctctaacaaccgtgcagaaattggtccatatcggtccataattacatatagcccccatataaaccgatcccccgatttggcttgcggagactctaagagaagcaaatttcatccgatccggctgaaatttggtacatggtgttattatatggtctctaacaaccatgcacaaattggtccatatcggtctgttgGCGAAAATGTTCTTCCTCCAACct
It includes:
- the LOC142231151 gene encoding uncharacterized protein LOC142231151, encoding MTMSECEHNKWVDTTILHLHQLQQLNTTHIFVRDSETSLLSSVFNIALSVNAAMQPASDGENLIQTHTNKEQQERARTKFATSLENHLNKMNLNGRDRFVSNTVYRTRKFLKTHKNISILNADKGNVTVAMEKRDYKDRMQKIVGDIMSYQRLNKDPTQGLQKKNNEIVDELFKNNIISESEKRRMKTEIATAPRLYGVPKIHKDNFPLRPICSSVNAPSAAMSKFLVNILKKLTTGSKYNIKDSVQFRNKIKDMTIKHDEKLISFDVVSLFPSVPVDLALRIIEERWDEIEAHTNMTKALFIKTLKFCIIDNRYFKYDDKIYRQKKGLPMGSPASPIIADILMERLLDSCMQKLTIRPKFITKYVDDLFAIVKETEIEKTLTTLNSYHNNIRFTMELEQQQKITIIINTAKNLIQRALTISDQQFQQKNKKKLHDILKYNNFPPNIIKKLIANYKPSSEQTDDNKDPKSYKSLTYIPTISERISKSDIFDTNKYNLAHKSNNTLKNLFTNTKDNIPLSETPNVIYEIPCDGKSKEKCQMIYIGTTKNKLKTRLSGHKSDIKIRNNNSKLQKTALATHCAATNHQPNFDRCEVYYGIFEHLSTMTKGNTKGKPLLTFSGGKTSARTLFVLRAPHLASTSASSFPIIPQCSGTQYRVIQCCSVRT